A region of the Bacteroidales bacterium genome:
CGACAATATTGCCTGACATATCTTCCGTTGATTCACTCAATCGTCCCCTAATAAATTGAATGGAATGCTTCTCCTGTGCTTCTTTATACAACTCTTCATAATGCCTGCCGAACATACGGAGATCCATATAAAAACAGAAAATTTCTGCATCGGGGAATAGTTCCTTTACCTCGATGGCCTGTTTTACAGCGGTTATACAGCAAACCTTGGAGCAGTATATGTTCCCTGACTTTTCATCCCTTGATCCTACACAATGCACAAACCCAACCCTGGCAGGAGATTTTCCCAGGCGATGCCTGATACCATCATTTTCTTTGAAAATCTTTTCAAGATCGGAGGATGTAATTACATGGTCATATATCCCATATCCATATTCCTCTTTTCTTTCAGCCTCAAATAATTTAAAACCAGTAGTAATCAATACAGCATCAGTATTCATCACCCAACCATCGGCTGCAGAAATGATAAATTTTCCTGAAAAAGGTTTAACTGATTGAATTTCTTTATTGTAGTAAATAGGGATTGATGCATCAATATTTCTGATCAGGTGATCAACGACCTCACTGGCAGGGCGTCTGTCAGGGAATAATTCATTCCAGTTGTTGATATGCCCTCCGGGAACCTGACTCTTTTCAA
Encoded here:
- a CDS encoding CoB--CoM heterodisulfide reductase iron-sulfur subunit A family protein, whose amino-acid sequence is MSKTIAVIGAGAAGLEASSVLHSLGYSVNIIEKSQVPGGHINNWNELFPDRRPASEVVDHLIRNIDASIPIYYNKEIQSVKPFSGKFIISAADGWVMNTDAVLITTGFKLFEAERKEEYGYGIYDHVITSSDLEKIFKENDGIRHRLGKSPARVGFVHCVGSRDEKSGNIYCSKVCCITAVKQAIEVKELFPDAEIFCFYMDLRMFGRHYEELYKEAQEKHSIQFIRGRLSESTEDMSGNIVVKVEDTLLGKPLKITVDMLVLMSGMEAAEGNSKLGVSLGFKTSEDRFLNTADAHLFSNISEVPGVFLAGTCTGPKTLTETLTDARSAALAIHDYLVQDTLTD